The Syngnathus acus chromosome 2, fSynAcu1.2, whole genome shotgun sequence genomic interval CTTTAAGTCTATAACATTTAGGCCTCTCGCCAGCAGGcctgctgtttgtttgtttgtttgtttgttttttcctttgttgCTTTGTATTTGATGACCTCCATCTTGTCGCACTTATTGGTCTCCTTTGTTGGCGCCGATGACAGTGGCAGCCTTTTCTCGGAGCCTATATTATGTTTGCGCTCATGTCATCTGTATGTCTTTTATATATACCCTGTGCTGATGAGCTAATATAATGGAGGGCCAGAGGTTGCTTTTTGTTTCAGAGTAGTTGGTAttgttgtaaaaataaaaaggaaacgCCAACAATCATCAAGAGAAATACCTTGAACCTGATGAGACTGGAATTTGTTGCTAAGCCACACATGCTTTTTAGACAATGTTCTGCGTATGACCCTGAGTATGATCTCAGGGTCATGCATTATTGAGTTGTGTATCGTACTGAATACTGATCATTCCACAGTGTGTCAGAGAATTCAATTCTATAGTCATGCTGATGCGTGATTCTCGTCAACTGTCCTTTTTGCAGCTGCTCTGCaggctttgaaaagaaagaagcgcTACGAGAACCAGCTAGGCCAGATCGATGGCACGTTGTCCACCATCGAGTTCCAGAGAGAAGCTCTGGAGAATGCCAACACCAACACTGAAGTGTTGAAGAACATGGGCTTTGCTGCCAAGGCCATGAAGTCCGCCCATGAAAACATGTGAGAGCTGCTGGACAcacgattgattgattgattgattgattgattgattgattgattttcaaatctgtatgattgtgtatttttccttctttctatatttttaaCCACATACTGGTCAAAAGGAGTTAGTATAACATGTCAAATAGTGTAAAAAATGTTACCATGTCTGTTGTGAGTTGACAAACGTTTCTGCTCATTGTTGTTTTAGGGACATTGACAAGGTGGATGACCTGATGCAGGACATAACAGAGCAGCAGGAGTTGGCCCAAGAAATCTCTGATGCCATCTCGAAACCCGTCGGCTTTGGAGAAGATCTGGATGAGGTGGGAAGTGCCTTGTTTTGCAAAGCCCGGCGTTTGTGCTCTATAGAACTGGACTTTGAATGGGGTACATTCAGAAAAACGATCAATGCACTCCTCCTAAAAGTCACAGTCAGATGATTAATCTTATCATCTGTGTCCAGACacgcaaaatgtattttgtataaTGTATATGCTCATGCAAATCCCAATTGTGGCCCatagaggaataaaaaaatctgttttacTTGAACTCTGCAATATACATACAGCCTAAACGTTAGTGATTACTCGTGCCAATATTCAGTGTCTTTCGTTATCTTGCTCAGGATGAACTTCTTGCTGAGCTGGAGGAGCTAGAACAAGAAGAGCTGGATAATAATTTGCTGGACGTCGAATCAGAGGATGTCACTCTTCCCAATGTGCCTTCCACTTCATTACCTACCAGACCCGGTGAGATGGCGGATGACGACGCTAGGcattattgttttctttttgtttgctttgccaGGGAGTACATTTACTTTCATTTACTTCTCACTGTAGGCGGTTGTGTAGAGATGTCAAAGTTAATTGATTAATTCACAAGTAattgattatcaaattaatcaacAACTATTTTAATAATCTTGTAATCGTTTggggcaattttttttttttttttttttaccttatcCTTTTTTACCTTACCTCCATATCCTCTGTCAGCCTCTCAACAGCAATCATTCATTAGCGTTAATCACTCTTGTGTGATATGGttatttgcttgtttttattactaaacaataccaaataaacagaaaatgtAGAGAATAGTTTTGTCATACGCTTTCATGCAAAATAAAGTTTTAACCGATTGATCGATGGAATAATCAATAGAATaatcgattctaaaaatattcaatagtgATAGCCCTAGAAGTTGCCCGACTAAAGGACTTATTGACAGAGTTACCAAGTAACATGACACTGGCATCACTGCTTGTGACCCCCAAAGTAACATGTATTTGTGTCGTTTATCTGATCATCTTTTTCTGTCTTACCCAAGCGGCAAAGAAAGAGGACGAAGAGGACGATATGGGCGACCTGAAGCGCTGGGGGATGGAAGCCATATAAACACATCATACGACACATCATGCTAAACTGTATCAAAGATGAAGCTGAAAAGAGGAAGGCATGAATGGACTGATAAgatgttgtgtgtttgtttgtgttggaaGAAATCGCCTGAACTCAATTTAACACTCCCTCCTCTTTCCCCACCCCTTCGAAAAAAAGCTGATATTGTTGTCTTTCTTTAATCGAGTCTCAGAATGTCCTCAATTTTCTCATTTCAAGGCTTGTCAACAGTGGCTCTGTCATACAGCAAAgtcacaaatattttatgagaaCCTGACACTGAGGGTTCATGTCAGTGTGACATTGTGACATGACTCACATAAACTGTCTAGCCCCCTTTTTCTTGTAATTTTCATGGCTTGTGTAAGAGATGCTGCAGGGTAAAGTTATGATCTCTGTTGAATTCAAATCCCATGTGTCGTCCCAAATTGTGTGCTTTGTCTTAAAGAAAATGACCTCACCCTAAAAATAATACCCTCCACCCACCTACTCATCAGTGGTTAGTTATTTGCTGTAAACATGTCTCTTTTTCTACTAAGaaacttttttgttgtcactGACAGCCTCTGTTTCAGCTAAAGGGGTGGGGtgtgcaacaaaacaaaaatgagctgtcagcaaacacaaaatatgacaAGAAGGGGAACAAGTTGAGAGCATTTCAACACTCATTCTGATTCTGTGTTTCTCCCTATTAAGGTCCATGTTTCAAATGTTATGTTAGAATAAATAGCAACTATGGTCACTGTTCAACTGGATGCACAATGGGATAGAAAGCTTCTCACTATGCAGGGattgtcaaccggtggtccgcaacattggaaatggaaaataaccctttaaaaaataaagtgggTTTAGGgtcggctcggtggcgcactggttagcacgtccgcctcacagttaggaggttcaattccaccttcggcccttcctgtgtggagtttgcatgttctccccgtgcctgtgtgggtttccatgaacatcccaaaaacatgcttggtaagccgattgagcactccaaattgcccctaggtgtgaatGCGAGTGCGggtggttgttcgtctctgtgtgccctgcgattggctggcaaccggttcagggtgtcccccgcctactgcacgatgaccgctgggataggctccagcacgcctgcgacccctgtggggacaaagcggtacagaaaatggatggatgggtggaagTGGGTTTATTGAATaatttacccatccaaattatgtcaaatgtagctgagattcccaaaatagataCCGATGCAAATGAACAGCCTGTATGGGTATATCCTCCTCCGAtgcaaaatcaaataatattccgccaaagcagtggtccccgagttgcttcttggttataatggtggtTCCTTGGACAAAGCCAGTTGAGAATCCCTGCTCTaatgcatttttaacattggtttaatttgttttggagTTAAAAAGTGTTAATACAGTTTAAAAACATGGTGTAGATTTTTTACATTGTTGGGCAAATACAACAGAATTAAGATGGAATGAAAGAATATGGCCAAGCATGTATGCATTTCAGTCTTATTTATCCAGATAAGAATATTATTTGCAAGTTCATTAAAAGAAGACAATTCTTAATATTTgttacctcttttttttttactttggtgTAGTTTGATTGTGGTTACGTGCTGTGGCGAAGACAACCGTTTTACTAGTCTTCAGAATTTTAACAATACGTAACTGGCGTCATAGGCTAAATGTAGTAAGGATCTTAAATTATTttagtcaatttttttttagtctaaCTAAATTGAAGACGATTACTGATATGACTATAGCTACATGGACGTGTAACAAAtactaaaatgttttgtggTCGATAGCTATGGAAAGAACGACCAAAAATTATTTCTTACGTGTATTTTATTCTGTATTTTATTCTACAAGCAACGTCGCATTCTAAAGACGTCATCCACGCTGACGCATGCGTACTCCACCTCTAGCGCTGACGCAAGATACCTGCCGTGTAGAAACGATCGTGAAACAAAAAGTAGCAAGGTTTTGGTCACCGGTCCAGTTGCGAACATGTCCGGAGACGAGGTATGTCATTCCACTTCCTTGCCTTTCACACACTCTAATCTGTAGACGTTATGGGGTGGACTCTGTGTTGAGATATCAGGAGATGAGGACGGACGACTTTGGGCCTCGGCACCCCTCCCCGTCCGCAGTAGGTCTCACATGGCCGGTGCCGAGCTAACAACGGCGCGTGaccgcaaaaaacaaaacggcgATTTTGTCATAATTGCTTTGTCACACACCACATCATTGTGCTGAAAGTCGCCCTTCGCAAAGGTTTGTCAATATGACTTGTCACCGCTGCTGGAGAACTTTAACCGAATGGAAATGTGCAATGAGCTAGCTTAGCTAGCATTAGCCGCCACATCTTGAGCAAGAAtaacaacaaattaaaaaaaaaaatcttgtgtCGAATTGCTTACTTTGCTTCTATCAATAAAAGAGGTCATGTAAAAGTAAAGTGCCGATATGTGATCCGACATGAAACTGTTGTGATGAAAAGTTAGATCACCCGTTTACATGTTGAGAATGCCCGAACGGTATGAAAGATAAAACTGCGAGATTAAATTTAGAGAATCACGAGAATATAGTCCCAATCATGATAGCAACATTGAAATCGCACAGGACATTTACCGTGACGTAATTTACGATTACGAAAACGAAAATTAAGTCGTATTTTTATTAGAACAATTGTTCCCATAATGACGTCTCGTAATATTAACATGAAAGATTACAGGAATGGGGTTCTATTGTGCTCATTTGTGTGACCAGAAATAAGTTGTAATAATGTGTAATTTTGTTTGAATAGTTATTTTACCACGACAATGTTTAAATTTACCTTTGATAGAAAAATACTATTCTAATAACCAATTAATCACCcgcttaattaaaaaaaaaaaaaaaaagactaaaataACTTTCTTTTTCGGTTCCTGAATGGTTATAACTAAAGATATGAATTACATATATTTTACAGTACATTGTCCTTTAGTGTGCCTTTAACTTAACATTAGAGGGAAAATGTTCTTCTACTGGATATAATTATCCTTATCATGTTGTATCGTGtcgaagaaaaacaacaattgaaagaaaaatctgaTTTTAATATTAGCCAATCAAATCAGCCGAGCCCTAAAGATGTCACAGCACATTATTGAAGCAAAAATTGTCATTAACTCTGTCCTCCAATTGTTTCCTTCAGATGATTTTTGATCCCAACatgacaaagaagaagaagaagaagaagaagccctTCATGCTTGATGAGGAAGGAGATGGGGTGGGAGGAGAAGAGGTGAAAGAGGTGGAGGTGAAGGAGGTAGAACCGGAGGCTGGTGATGACAAGGACCTGGACATAGATGACGAtgacagcagaaaaaaaggttagaatgtcatgtgtgtgttttacggTAACTATGAAATGTACTACTCCACCTATCCCTGAAGCTTTAATATGATTTGAATCTCAAATAACCAGGTTTGCGCTCCTATTTCCCAGAAACATCTGATGATTTAAATGACCTGAACTTCTTCaatcagaagaaaaagaaaaagaaacccaaAAGGTCTTTGACAATGACATTGAGGAGGGGATGAAAGTAAGCAAcattgtcttttgtttgcagctttttttccccataagTGTTTCCATTTCATCATTTGGGCaagtttgaatgattttttttccaaaccagGAGCTTAAAATTGAGGGAGAACAGAGTGATGTTGTTGAGGAGGATAACTTGGATCTGATGCTTCCTgccaaaaagaagaagcccaaaaaagtggattttgaTGAAGGagaacttcttgaaaaagatGATGGTAATTTGTCACATCACTTCATACCAGCAAGGCCATAGCTCCATCCACCTcacaaaatttgaatttaCCAATATGCATGCATAGGAGGGCaactaacaaaaataaatcgtGTGCAGGTGAACAGATTTCAAGCACTACTActtgcacaaaataatgacatcTGATACAAGAATGGTATCtacatttttgcctttttgtttattaCTTATCTTTATTAACATAATGAAGTAGCTGGTCAACTATGGTTGATGAAAGTCAATTATT includes:
- the LOC119115737 gene encoding LOW QUALITY PROTEIN: charged multivesicular body protein 4b-like (The sequence of the model RefSeq protein was modified relative to this genomic sequence to represent the inferred CDS: deleted 1 base in 1 codon) → MSMFGKIFGGGGKGNRGPNPQEAIMKLRETEDMLTKKQDYLEKKIEQELQTAKKNGTKNKRAALQALKRKKRYENQLGQIDGTLSTIEFQREALENANTNTEVLKNMGFAAKAMKSAHENMDIDKVDDLMQDITEQQELAQEISDAISKPVGFGEDLDEDELLAELEELEQEELDNNLLDVESEDVTLPNVPSTSLPTRPAAKKEDEEDDMGDLKRWGMEAI